The Desulfuromonadales bacterium nucleotide sequence CGCGTCCGAGATCTGGTCCGCAACTTTGTCGGGGTGCCCTTCACTCACCGATTCGGAGGTAAAAAGAAAATCGGTCATGGCCATGGAGCAAGGTCCTCCTGTTCTGTTCAATGGTTGAAAAACGGCCTACTTTAAAGGAAAACGAGACAAAATGTCAAGCAATTCATGGCGCGAGTGTCCCGTTTGGTTAGTCCTTTCAGGGAATTCTGAGACATTTTGGCTGCTGTCAAGGCGCGGCGACGCAGGCATAGCCAAAGCTAAGCCGAGGAGCCGCAACGAAGACAGCGGCCAAAAGGGCCAGAATTAGCGGAAGGATTGAACCAATCGGAACACTTAGATAAGCGGAGCGCCGAACAGCTCCGGAAAACGGCGAGACATCTCTTCTTCGAGCCGCTGCGTCACTTCGCGAGCGGTGGGCAGCTCGAGGAGTTCGGCAAGCAGCCGTTCACCTTCATCGCGGCGGATCTGCCGCAGGATGCGTTTGACCCGGGGAATACCGGGCGCGTTCATCGACAGTTCGTTAAAGCCCAGACCGAGAAGGACCAGCGCGTAGAGCGGCTCCCCGGCCATCTCTCCGCACATGCCGACTTCGATGCCGGCCGCTTTGCCGGCGGCGCAGATCATTCGCAGTGCCCGCAGAACGGCCGGGTGCAACGGTTCGTAGAGGTAGGCTACATGTTCGTTGCCACGGTCCACCGCCAGGCAGTACTGGATCAGGTCGTTGGTCCCCACCGAAAAGAAGTCGACTTCCCGGGCCAGCAGCTCGGCGATCATCGCCGCCGACGGCGTCTCGATCATGATGCCGACCGGCAGGTCGGGGTCGAAGGGGATGTTCTCGGCAACGAGCTCTGCCCTGGCCTCTTCCAGGCAGGCCTTGCAGGCGCGGATTTCGGCCACCCCGGAAATCATCGGGAACATGACCCGTACCCGGCCGAAGGCGGAAGCCCTCAAAATGGCGCGCAGCTGTTGTTTGAACAGGCGCCTCTCCTTGAGCGAGAAGCGGATGGCCCGCAGTCCCATGGCCGGATTCGCCTCGTCGATGAGATTGATTTCCGGCACGAACTTGTCCCCGCCGACATCCAGGGTACGGACCGTCACCGGCTGCGGCGCCATTTTCTCGATGATTTCCCGGTAGATCCGGACCTGTTCCTCCTCGGTCGGCGGAGCGGGACGGTTCATGTAGAGGAACTCAGTGCGAAAGAGGCCGATCCCCTCCGCCCCCTGCTCCAGCGCCAGGGGGATCTCCTCGGCCAATTCGATGTTGCCGCGCAGGTGAACCCGGAAACCATCAAGGGTTTCAGCTGCCAGAGTGCGGTAGGACAGCAGTTCCTTTTCGAGATATTCGTAGGCCTGCCGCTTCTGCAGATACTCCTTGAAAGTTTCCGGGGATGGATTGAAAATGACCGTCCCGGCGCTGCCGTCGATAATCACCGGAACCCCGCCAGCGACCAGGGAAGTGACCGATTCCAGGCCGACGATGGCAGGAATTCCCAGGGAGCGGGCCAGAATGGCGGTATGCGAGGTACGCCCACCGACGTCGGTGAGAAAACCGATGATGCGCTCCTTATCCATCTGCATGGTATCGGCCGGCGACAGGTCATGGGCAACGATAACCACTTTGCGGTCGATACCGGCCAGGGACTGCTGGCTGACCCCCATCAGATTGCGCAGCAGACGGTCGCCGACAGAGTCGATATCCGAGCGCCGCTCACGGAGATACTCATCCTCGATGGCTTCGAAGACTTGCCGGAACCTGCTCAGGGTTCTCTTCAGCGCCCCCTCGGCGTTGACCAGCTCCTTTTTGATATGAGCGATCGTATCGTCGATCAACAACTGGTCTTCAAGAATGAGCAGATGGGTGTCGATGATATAGAGGTGCTCGGCCAACTGCCGGTCGGTGACGCCCTGCTTGACCTCCTCGAGCTGTTTCTTGGACAACCGGACTGCCGCCATGAAGGCGTCGATTTCGGCCGGCACCTCCTCCGTGGCGATATGCCGCTCCACCGCCGCCATTCGGGCGCGGTTGAGCATGAAGGTCTCGCCGATGGCAATGCCCGGCGAAGCCCCGATACCGACCAGGAAAGTGTCCTGGGTAATTTCAGTCTTCTCCGAAACCATCATCGATCAGTTGCCCGATGGCCGTCATGGCCTGCTCGGCATCTTCGCCGGACACGGTCACCGAGATCCGTGACCCCTGCGGGGCGGCCAGCATTAGAATTCCCATGATGCTCTTTCCGTTGACTTCCAGCCCATCCTTCTCGACTTTCACATCGGCCCGGAACCGGTTGGCGGTTTGCACCAACTGGGCCGCCGCTCGTGCGTGCAGGCCGAGGCGGTTCTTAATGGTAAATAAACGTTTGTCCATCGATATCCCTCAAATCATCCGAATTGGGCCGACAACACCAGAACCATGGCGGCCGCCAGAACCATCAACAAAACAGAAAT carries:
- a CDS encoding S-adenosylmethionine synthetase N-terminal domain-containing protein, whose product is MTDFLFTSESVSEGHPDKVADQISDA
- the ptsP gene encoding phosphoenolpyruvate--protein phosphotransferase, yielding MMVSEKTEITQDTFLVGIGASPGIAIGETFMLNRARMAAVERHIATEEVPAEIDAFMAAVRLSKKQLEEVKQGVTDRQLAEHLYIIDTHLLILEDQLLIDDTIAHIKKELVNAEGALKRTLSRFRQVFEAIEDEYLRERRSDIDSVGDRLLRNLMGVSQQSLAGIDRKVVIVAHDLSPADTMQMDKERIIGFLTDVGGRTSHTAILARSLGIPAIVGLESVTSLVAGGVPVIIDGSAGTVIFNPSPETFKEYLQKRQAYEYLEKELLSYRTLAAETLDGFRVHLRGNIELAEEIPLALEQGAEGIGLFRTEFLYMNRPAPPTEEEQVRIYREIIEKMAPQPVTVRTLDVGGDKFVPEINLIDEANPAMGLRAIRFSLKERRLFKQQLRAILRASAFGRVRVMFPMISGVAEIRACKACLEEARAELVAENIPFDPDLPVGIMIETPSAAMIAELLAREVDFFSVGTNDLIQYCLAVDRGNEHVAYLYEPLHPAVLRALRMICAAGKAAGIEVGMCGEMAGEPLYALVLLGLGFNELSMNAPGIPRVKRILRQIRRDEGERLLAELLELPTAREVTQRLEEEMSRRFPELFGAPLI
- a CDS encoding HPr family phosphocarrier protein; translated protein: MDKRLFTIKNRLGLHARAAAQLVQTANRFRADVKVEKDGLEVNGKSIMGILMLAAPQGSRISVTVSGEDAEQAMTAIGQLIDDGFGED